The window CGGCGCCTGGGCGAGATGCCGAGCATCGCCGCGCGCGTCGGGTTGCGCTTGATCGCCTTCAGCGACAGGCCGTAGGGCGAGTGGACGATGCGCCGCGAGACGTAGACAACCGCCATCAGCACGACCAGCGAATAGATGTAGCCTGTGCGGCCCCACAGGTCGAATTCGAACAGGCCCAGGATCGGTCCCGGCATCACGCCGCTCAGGCCGTCCGCTCCGCCCGTCAGCCAGCCCGTCTGGTTGGCGAGCTCGGCCAGCAGCATGGCCACGCCGAAGGTCGTCATCAGGCGCGTCAGATCCGATCCGCGCAGGACGAGGAAGCTGGTGGCAAAGCCGAACACGCCGCTGACCGCGCCCGCGACCAGGAGGCCCGTCACCGGCTCGGCGATGTAGTGCTTGGCGAACAGGCCGGCCGTGTATGCACCCAGCCCGAAGAAGGCCGTGTGCCCGAGCGACACGATCCCGGCGTAACCGAGGATCAGGTCGAGCGAGACGGCGAACAGCGCCAGGATCGCGATCTCGGTCAGGATCAGCATATGCGACGGCATGACGAAGATCATCGCGACCGCGACGACCCAGAGCGCGATCTCCCAATACTGCCAGCGGCCGGCGCGGCGCAGCAGATAGGCGGCCTGTTCGGCGGGGCTGCGGTTGTCTTCGCTCATCGTCCGCCCTCCCGCGAGAACAGCCCGTGCGGGCGCAGGATCAGCACCAGGATCATGAGGGCATAGATGATGAAGGCTCCAAGCTGCGGCACGTAGTATTTGCCTGCGACGTCGGCGATGCCGAGCAGAAGTGCGGCGATGAACGGCCCGGTGATCGACGACGTGCCGCCGACGGTGACGACAATCATGAAGTAGATCAGGAATTTGAGCGGGAAGTTCGGGTCGAGGCCCAGGAGGTCCGCGCCGAGCGCACCGCCCAGCCCGCCAAGGCCGGACCCCAGCGCGAAGGTGACGACGAAGATGGTCGAGACGTTGATGCCGAGCCCGCGCGCCACGCGGCCGTCATCGACAGCTGCGCGAAGCTGGCTGCCGAAGCGCGTGCGCGTCAGGGCCAGTTGCAGCGCGATCGCCAGAACGGCGCAGATCATGATGATGAACAGGCGGTAACGGCCGATGCCGACGCCGAAGAAATCGAAGCGGCCGCGCAATTCCGGCGGCAGGTTGATGAGCTGCTGCTGGCCGCCCATGAAATAGTCGATGGCCGCGATCGACATGAAGACGAGACCGATCGAGAACAGCACCTGGTCGAGATGCGACGCGCGGTAGAGATGGCGGTAGAGCGTCCGTTCCAGCACCGCGCCGATGAGCGCCGTAGCCAGGAAGGCGGCCGGCAGGCACCAGTAGAAGGAGATGCCGTAGCGGTTCATCATCACCACGGTGATGTAGCCGCCGGCCATCGCGAAGGCGCCATGCGCCAGGTTCACGAAGTTCATCAGGCCGAGCGTGATCGACAGCCCGCAGGCAAGGACGAACAGCAGCATGCCGTAGGCGATGCCGTCGAACAGAATTGTCAGCATGGACACTCACTTCATGCCCGGCGGGTGGTCCCGCCGGGCGATTGACGAAGAGCTCAGTTCGACGCGGCGAACGGATCGTGGATCTTCTCGTATTTGGTGAACTCGACATTGTAGAGCTCGCCGTCGACTTCCTTGACCTCGCGGATGTAGATGTCCTGCACGATGTCGCGGGTCTGCGCATCGATCGAGATCGGGCCGCGCGGGCTGGTCCACTCCATGCCCTTCATGGCTTCGACGAGTGCGGTGCCGTCGGTTTCGCCGCTGGTCTTTTCCAGCGCCGCGTAGGCAAGGTGCATCGCGTCGTAGCCGCCGACCGACATGAAGTTCGGGCGCATGTTGTTGTTCGACTTGCGCACCTCTTCCACATAGGCCTTGTTCTCGGGGCTGTCGTGGTTGGCCGAATAGAAGTGGCCGGTGATCACGCCCACCGACGGCTCGCCGATCTGGTTGAGCAGGTCGTCATCGGTCACGTCGCCGGTGGCGATCAGCTTGATGCCGGCGTCCGCAAGGCCGCGGTCGGCGAACTGCTTCATGAACAGGGAGCCCACGCCCGACGGCACGAACACGAAGATC is drawn from Mesorhizobium sp. CAU 1732 and contains these coding sequences:
- a CDS encoding branched-chain amino acid ABC transporter permease, whose protein sequence is MSEDNRSPAEQAAYLLRRAGRWQYWEIALWVVAVAMIFVMPSHMLILTEIAILALFAVSLDLILGYAGIVSLGHTAFFGLGAYTAGLFAKHYIAEPVTGLLVAGAVSGVFGFATSFLVLRGSDLTRLMTTFGVAMLLAELANQTGWLTGGADGLSGVMPGPILGLFEFDLWGRTGYIYSLVVLMAVVYVSRRIVHSPYGLSLKAIKRNPTRAAMLGISPRRRIVVIYSIAAVFAGMAGALLTQTTSFVSPDVLAFHRSADVLLVLVIGGVGYLYGGIFGAVVFTILRDMLSVITPQYWMFWIGLILIIIVMVGRERVTRWQTLIPGSAGYREAKARAAALAASKEAK
- a CDS encoding branched-chain amino acid ABC transporter permease, producing the protein MLTILFDGIAYGMLLFVLACGLSITLGLMNFVNLAHGAFAMAGGYITVVMMNRYGISFYWCLPAAFLATALIGAVLERTLYRHLYRASHLDQVLFSIGLVFMSIAAIDYFMGGQQQLINLPPELRGRFDFFGVGIGRYRLFIIMICAVLAIALQLALTRTRFGSQLRAAVDDGRVARGLGINVSTIFVVTFALGSGLGGLGGALGADLLGLDPNFPLKFLIYFMIVVTVGGTSSITGPFIAALLLGIADVAGKYYVPQLGAFIIYALMILVLILRPHGLFSREGGR